In the genome of Buteo buteo chromosome 14, bButBut1.hap1.1, whole genome shotgun sequence, the window ATTCTAAACTTGTTATGGATTTAAAGTTGCCAAGCCTTTGAACAAGCAAAACATATGCTAGCAGAAATAACTAATGTtagcttttttctgcttttagtgGTTtaaccccctccccaaaaagtAACTTCTCTGCATTTCACCTTACATTATCACTTCATTACAGATGTTAATCTGACCCAAGTAGTGGCAGGACTAATGTAACATACACAttgttcttctcattttctccaCTTATTTCATCATCTTCTGTTGGCATAAAGCAGTATCAGAAGACACAGTAGAAAGGTAAAGGAATAAATTAGCAGACTACTGAACTATTTGCTGTTGGCCTAAGGCAGCACCCAGCAAGCAACCTTATTTTTCCACTGCTAAAAATCCAATTCTATGGAGAGAGATTGTAATGTTCAGAACTgccctgtgattttttttccagacacaTCATGAAAGTTGGGAAAAAACAGTGAacaaaatcttatttaaaagcCCAAGTCTCCTCATACAGACTAAAGGACAGAGCAGTGAATCTGCAATCTTCTCTAGCCTcaccattttttcttccagtaagctatttaaggaaaaaaaaaatctaaaagaacATGCAGTTTAATGGCAGTAGCAGACATCCACGAAGTTTTAAAGAACTACGCTACTTGTTATAGTCCTCATTTTTTTAGTACCAATCACATCACAGGTagacaaaaaataaactgttatCTAACCTTCATCTTGTCCTTTGAGGAACTTGCGAGTACTCTTCAGTAAATTAGATCTCATTCGTGTTAACTGATCCAAAAGATTTCTTCTGGGTATGTCATAAGCATTTCTAAAAGTCTGAGGTTTCAAATCCTATGGTTCCAGCAAATAAAGTTCCAATTAATACCATGTATGAAACAATATCTAGCATTTCAATGGAAGTATATTGAAAATAACAACATTACACACAGTGGTGCTTACCTTATTCAGCAAAGCTATTTGGAACCCAGCATACTCCTTCATATTGAGGTCTAGAGGTCTATGAGGAATTTCCCCAGTAATCCCCTGTAGCAGATGTTGAAAATCGTTCCTATGTGCCATAGACAGGTTGTGTGATCTGCTTCTGACCTTAATTCCAGTCTCTTGCGCTACCTTTTTGCCTACAGAGCCAATGACTCTATCGGACTCTATTTTGGccttaatttgaaataaataaataaataaaattgacaATATGCTCTTAAAAGGATTAGTCAGActtattcattttaaattccTACCCAGAAGATTCAACAATGTGCTAATACACTATGACGACCATAACCAGGATGAGTGCTTAAGGAGTGCTTAATACATAACCACTTAATGCTTACTACCATTTTAAATATAGTGAACAGTTTGTGCCTAGGTCTTCTGCAtatttctcctctgctgcccATTATGGTATCTAAGCACCAATATGCAtgcaatgcttttattttcGTAAAATGCCATAATTTGACTAGTAATTCTCTGCAAATCTATCTGTACTCACATGGTCTGTTTTCTACAATCACAGCTAAACACTATAGTTCTCAAAAGACTGATTCTCCCACAACTATAGTTGTGATCAGTCACACAATGGTatcaactttttaaaagctcaaTACAAATAGTCATAACattaataaatatgaaatacattACAATACCCAATTCTGTTTGACTAGACAGACCTAACCCCCAATATTATGTTAGATTTGTACCAAAATCAAACATGTTCATAAATGCCAGCTTTTTGGCAGAATATAGTTGAACAAAGAGCCAAAAGTAATTTACTAATACACCTGCCAATGTTGTTTTCGCAGTTTCACATAAATTTATAGCCTACTCAAAATTTGAATATATACTTATTAAGAATACTGGGTCTCTATTAGCAGCGCCTTTCAGAAGTTAGAAAAGCTCTAAGTACAATTTGCAGTGCATGTCATTACATCTTAGGAGTCTAAGATGTCTAGGTTGAGAGATCAGTCCACAGAATACTGAGCAACATGACTGTGATTTAATAGTATATACTATAAACTTCAAGAAGTTTGCTCCCTCAATCATTTTTActaatgttttaagaaaaagctgGTCAAACTCATTAGTTAAGTTACAAGTACTTGCACTACTGTTTCTTGAAGTTTCAAGcctactgcatttttttattaccttGAACAAGAAAGCTTAACATGCAcagtttaacaaaataaaagtggaGGTAGCAAGGCAGAAATGCCTTAGCTGGTGCAGGAGACTAGTCAAAGATATGGGCACTATTCTGAACACAGTCAACAATTTCAAAAGGTCACTTGCCACTTCTATGACTGTATCCTTATTTCAGATTCTGAATTATGTCAGTTTATATTTATGGAAcactttgtttcatttcacaAGCCAAAGAAAGGACACTTTCCAATTCAAATGCACAAAGTATCAATctctattttctgaaaaaaatgctagaACATCTTCAATATCTAAGGTAAGacaacatgttttcttttggacAAAAATATGTTACTGTCTGTACAAGTAAAAATGGTccttaaatacaaaaaaatctcaatttgTACCTCCATATCTATCTCTATAGTCCAGTCTATaaagtctatttttaaatgttaagttTTCCCTCAATTCAGAAAACTAAAGTGCTTTTTTGCTAATTGCTTATTGGAAGGTATTAACTTgatctttctgctcttttttcccttcaaagcCATTGAACTTGAGTATTTTAAGATTATCCTGATATTAGAATAAGTTTTTACTGCTCTTTTGCTTCAACATTACCTGCTGACTCAACTTTTTGAGATATGAAATGACACTGTAACTAAGTCCATATTCCACATTGTCAGCTATAAGGTTTGGTGCTCCCATCATTCTCACAGCTTTCTTCAAAGGCTGAAACATGGAATATATTGTATAGTCATATTTAACTTTATAAGTGTTGTATACATACTTCAACTAACTGTATCCATTTCAAATAGAACCTGAGGTCCTCAAAgttagaaaagaagaaaaacaaagactttCAAGGGCagcatttttgttgttcttttaaagCATTGTTCCATTCATACAGAATCAATTACGAACAGAGATATCATTTATATACGAGTCACAGCTGATGAAATTTTCATAACATTCAGGTCTCAAGCCTTCCACAGGACTCCAGTGAAAACAGGATTATTATGCATGAAGTTTAGCTATTCTCTCTTAAATTAATACATATTCTACTTGAAATAGGGACTACACCCATAGTGGAAAGATAACTATAGTTACAtaacaaaatagaaattttaacACAGTAAGTCATCTTACCCCAAGATAATAAGGAGGCATTGTCTTCAAATAGCTTTCAAATGACTGTCGCCATTTCAATGTAGGCTTTGCCTTGTGTACTTTAAACAAGTCATCTGAtgattataaaaagaaaagagacaaaatgaaAGGCATGTCTAGACAgcattgcatctttttttctaataaaagaaaCTCTCAAACAAATGCCAATTGCTCCGTGCTTAAATTAATATACTTATTTTAACATACATATAACTAAACtaaatatacacacagacaAGATTAAAGCTGCAGCCAAAAGATGGAACCTGATAAATTATTTATCAAATTGAATTGGTAATTGAGACAACAGATTGGGAAAAATGGAtcctaaaataatgaaaagcgAGACCACAACATATCCAAAACAGTGATGATTAAGTAAATTATCTTACACATTGAGTCTGGGTCATGAAGGTCAGCCAACTGCTGACAAGTGAAACAAGTTACTGATGACAAATACATTGCTCAACATCCTACCTTTCTACAGGTGTGTGATTAACACTGGCATTAATTGCAGTAATCTAATTAGAAGAGATCAATTCTTCAATTGCCTACCACCTAAGAAAATTTTTTATGAAGTGGTATTTACCTAGCAGTGGAAGGAGGACTGGATAATTGTAAGGCATCACAAATAAATTCACACAATTCAGCGCTGTACTAGCTTTCAAGTAACCAAAAGGATGACCAAGTTCACTGTATTTTGCACTATTGCTCACATATACCTGCAATAAAACACATTATATTTATGTAAATCCAAAATATTGTGTGCTGAAAATTTACATCCTCATTTGATTATAGAATAAAGTCTACGAAAAACAGCATTCTACAAATAACTTCCAGTTCAGCATGTACTCTACTTGCCTGCCAGCAGGTCTGAGGGGATTTTCTTTCCAGGATAAACTGGGTCAGTGGTGAAGGTTCTAACTCGTATTTATCAAAAGGCAGTTTGTCAATGACCATCGGTTCACAGTCAGTACAGGAAAATTTCACCACAGGATGAGATGTGCGAGGTGGCTAAACATAAGCATTCACTGTTAATAAGTCTGCACACAGATTAAAATGCAATTGTGCTATGACAACTAAAGTAATACAGGTTCTTTGAAAACAGACATATATTTAATAAGCCTATTCAATACAGGATTCATATTTATTGTTAGTGAGTCCTAAGCAATTAATTTATGACCTTAGCACTGTCTTATAATCTGAAAGAATCTTATTTTCTAAGTAAATGCCAATTGTTTTACCTAGTAAGTCTAGAACAGTATGCAAGTAAAACTTCCTGCATATACACAAAAACTTTGCAAATGGAAGTAAATCCCAGTGGGGACAAAAACATCTTCAATGCTACTCTGGGGCATGCGCATCTTTATTCCCCACAAAAGCAGGCATTGTACTTTTGCATTTGCTGACTTCCTCCAGCACTTTTCCTTCTTGGCAAATTAAAGAGTTACAAGATTCAAACTGAATTATAATGACCAAGAGCAGCATGAGTTCAGAAAAAACCAAGCTTTAGAAGAACTCACGTTTTAACTAGGcctgtgaaaaattatttcaattcaAGCAATTTAAGTGTTtggattttaatctttttattaatCACAGGGAAAAGGCCTTTGTGCCTTGAGTTTCAAGTGTAGGTTAACAACatatttgcaatttcttttgctggaagggaaagctgattttttgtgtgtaatgAAAATTGGAGCTGTACGCCTTCCACTCGAGGGTTTTCAGGAGAGGAACATAAGCTCTTATACTTACCCTGAGCCTCCTACAAGGCCACAAGGCTCTGGGGAAGAGCTCAGTTGGGAAGCCTCCTTCCATTTACTCTCTTTACAAGAAGGTTACTAATAAATACATAAGATAAACTAGGGAAATACAGGGTTTCTTGGACCTTCCTACCACCTCAacttgaaagtatttttcctacATCTAGAAACTCTAGCCTCTTCCTTTCAGGATGAGCCACCCAAGTGTTATCTGTCCACAGGGCTGGGTcttgcctggagcatctccacTCTGAGGGAGGTGTACTGTCCAAGTGCACACAAAACAGGAGGCCCAACCAACTGAAGGAACCGCAGTTCTCGTCAAAGAAGATGCCTCCAATAAATAATTGTGGTGGAGTTTTTGACCAAGCCATGAAGCAGTTATACTAGCAATAAAAAGGCTGCAAAAGAAGTTGAATGCTAAGACTTGAGAAGTCGAATAACCCTTGGCTGGACAGCAGAACTATTTTTACCTCAGAGCAGTGGGAGCAGCCATTTACATGTTGATCTGCCAACACAATTATTAGCAGACTTTCATATACATTTAAGAAAGCCTTGATAGCATCATTACCTACAGTACACAAAACAGTTGTTGGGGTAGGACTGTTTGAGACAACTCCACTGTGGATCAGGtaacagggaggaaaagaaaaatatctaacTATGGACTCTTAAACAGCCAAGAGTTACAAAATATGCTAAGTTTTAATACCATGTTTTCAGAACAGTAAGGAAATACAAGTCTTGAAACATTATCAGCAAACTTAGCACCACAATGTTGCATATAGAAGGTTCAATGTGGAATTCCAATTGATGTCAACAGGAATTCAGCTGCACATGCAATAATCCAGTGCTTTATGCAGTTATGAGAACTATACATGCTACAACTAAGAGAAAAATTTTCTCATCTTCTTGCTATTTGGGTAAGTCAACCTCATGTTTTTAGCAGATTCAGTTCAACAACTCTTCACTTAGCAAGATCTATTTTAGCAATCACAATCAAGATCTGCAGCAGCAGACAAACTGTACTGACTCTATACAGTGAATAGAGGCACATAAGCCATTGACAGTGATTACAAGGAGTACACAGGACAGTTTTCCtacaaagcagctttttaatATCCAGTACACAatgacattttgttttttaaattactatagAAGATTTACTTTTATTCATATATGCTAGCTTGCTTTGTAGTTCAGAAGGGCATCCACGTCCTTCAATGAATGTGGCCACGGATGCCAGCAATATCAAACCTGTAAACATGACTAAAATTTCATACTTGTATCACCCCTCaaaaacctgtatttaaaaGAACTTTATAGATTTTTCAAACAAAGGAGATAAAATTTATGAAAAGATCAATAGTGTGCTAGTCAGCACACTAGTTTCAGAtcaaaaaatccacaaaaattcaataaaaatcATCAGGAAATGTAGGGAACAATTATACAACTgcattatttctattttaatgatTCTCAAGAttagcagaaatacaaaaatacattatacTATACTAACAATTAGTTCTCAGaccaaataaaaggcagtggCGTACATCCttttatgaaaaagaacaaataaaattaattctctgggtagtatttaaaaaaacaagacaagTTTCTCTACTTGGGATAAACAAGGTATGGCTACACTGCACAACAGCAGATGAAATGACATTCACATGCTAGAATGAAGACAGAACTATCACAAGGATTCAAAATTGGGAAGATCACACTATCTTTTATTAATACCATCTGCGAGGCAATAGAATTTGATAGGCTATTATCAAAGTGCCACCTTATTTCTCATTTGATATTTTAACAGAGTTCAAACAGAAACACTACGTGCATGTACTAGGTCGACATATAAATCTGTTATAGGCAGTTTCTTAATGCTTCAAAGTTACTAAAAAGCAAACCCCATGGTATTATTTGCTCATCAGTAATTTATCAGAGATAACTGCAACACAGGTTTACATGTGTCATTCCTTCTTGGGTCACACCATTTTTATGGTTGCTACAATGAAGTACATATCTCAAGATGTAAAAATCAGTGAATAGGAAATCCTGGAATATTCCCCAACACACAAACCCTTTGCTTTATCTAACTTCAGTACGTACCAGCGTTGGAGAATTTTGATCTGGCCAAAAGGATTCAGGAACAGGCCAATGACCTATAGGAACCCCAGTTTTAGGGTTTGGTCTGACATAAATAAGTTTGTGACAGCTGTGCCAGGGTTGGGGTCCAAAGGATCTAGATATATCCACCTGCCcatctacagaagaaaaaggctttaTGAGTCAAAATAGTGTTAGAACTCAAAAAGAGTATTAAACAACTTCTGTGAAGAGTTTAAGACCTCAACCCCCAGGGGAGCTCTTCCTGCAGTTAATATTTCTAAGAACAGCAGAGAGTTCTCAGTAAGCATTTCTGCAAAAACCCAGAAACTATGAGAAACCAAATAAGCACTGAATGTTTAGAGGATCAGAGCTGAGAAAGCCAATTATCTGGAGCCCTTCACAATAAtcagcttctttctcctcccattATTATTAACAGAGAACCTTTAAATTTccatgaataaaataaaattttacacaCGACTAATACCACTGGACTAACTTTTTACTGCAGCAAggcaggattaaaaaaaaatcccacaaacacTTCTCAGTAACATCTTAAGAGGGACCTAGCTAAGCTATTTAGAACAAGAAGTTAAGGCTGCACAGTTGTATTTGCTATTTTAACTCTTAATGCAGTCACTTTACtacattaaacaaaaaaggatAAGCATATAAACCCATGGTATTTCCATATCAAGCTATTTACATTTCTAGCTGGTTGAAAGCTACTGCTTAAACTCATGAACCCATTTAGCTATACTTGACATGAATAACTGCATTTAAAACTACCTGAGTAATATGACCAAGTGTAGAGGTTTTACATAGTGTCTAGCAGCtacacagtattttgaaaaagaacaacagaaTTTCAGACACAGCAGGTCCTTTTTGTAGTATTATCTTTTAAATTgcaacagttttccttttgttttgccaACTATTACATTAAGTTCACTAAATTATATGGATAGTGATCCCCGCCATTTGATATCATAGTGTAAAAAATTTCAAGTACCATCAATTGGTGAGGGATCTGGTCcagctttttcaaaatttattacCACTCCACTTTGCACTTTTTGCACCAATGACTCAAGACATTGATTCAGCATTCTTGGAGAGCACACACAATATGATCGACCTAGAACAAAACAGTCAAGGTTAAGGTTGTTCAGTGTTTCTGCCCTTATTTTAACTTGGATCATTTAAAACTGTTCACCCATCACAAACATTGATTTACATATGGATCGCTGATTTAAAGATTCTTCCGAACACTCCCTCTTTCTTTAAGCAGCAAGGCAGCCTAGTGAAGCAGTAACAGTATTACATGCACCTCATTGGAAATGCTTGGGTTTTAGACCCTTAATGACTAACTCAAATTCTTGGTTGCATTCATGGAAAATGGGCTCCCCCTTGTGACAGACATCAACACTTAACTGTCCACAAATTCTAAGTCAAAGCATTGTTAGTATAGTATGACATTACAGTCAGAAAGCAGTGGAATCAAATCCTTTTGGAATGCTTTTTAAATCCCTTTGCTTGCTCTCCATCACATCCCCTCCAATGCATCAGAATAATCgttatgtttttaatatgtgATGTAATCAAAAACTTTTACaaacaaattataaaattaatgcCTGAGTTTGATCTGGAATATAATTTCTAAGAGATTAAGAATATGAGTTATGATGGAGAGAAGAGTACcaattttgcagaaatattaCGCATTCTGCATTGCAGAAATTCTGCATTGCATTCTGCATGCtctgaaagggggaaaaaaaaaacaaaccacaacccAACACATTTCCCTCATTTTTGGCTTCTTCAGATCAGAGTATGCCAGGAATTTATCAAAACTGTACTGCAGAACAGACTCAGTTTTTACAATTTCTAATTGTGATACCAAGGTGCATTAGAAAAGAAGTTTACTCTTCTAAAAAAACTGCTAAAGAAAGTAGATTCACACTCTTCCAAGACAGGTTACATTAAATTATCTGTAGCTTTAATGCAATAAGTGTCCTTAGTTTTATTGTATCAGAGTTCTGAGTTTTCACAAATAATGTAAGAACTTAGAAATAATCATGTACATGGGGTGGAATGAGTAACAGAGCTAAACtgaattcattttcatttgcaaaagtATTCACTTGTCAAAGGAAACCAGGGCACTCACCTCCTGTGACTTCGCACATAGGTGTGATTGCAGAGTCATCCACCGGTACCCCTGTCATCTGCTCTGACTCTGGTGCTGTAATACCAGGCAAACGGAGAACCAAAGCAAATAACCTCTGATCCCATCGAAAGGGTTCCTTAGTCAACTCACTTCCAGGTAGAGGGGAATTGAGAGGTAAATGGAgctgaaaaggaatttaaatcTGTGAATatgctgctttcaaaataaaaaaaaaaaatcaagttaaatTGTGATGGCAATTCACTCTAAACACAGTTATAACCTCTCCACAGATATTTATAATTTGATTCAGGTACTGTACATTACAAGCAAGACACCCATCATTTAATCAACACTTCAAACATTTCAAGGCAACATGATGCACGAAGTTGAGAGTTACGAACTAAGTGGGAACAACCGCTTTTTAAAACCGATCTAAACTTCAGAATCaatagaatattttctttagaatttcAGTAGTAAGAACTGCTTCACTGCTGTGTTCTTCAAAcaattttctgcaaaacaggCCCATTCTCAGCTCAGTCTTTTCCTCGATTCTTCAAGATAAAAAGCACAACTGAAAAGGTAATGTTCATCTAAGACTCCTGCAGAAGAAATATAACTTGGGCATAGTTGCTCAAAAAATCTAGCTGCCAGGATCACCTGCTCCAAATAACTCAGCTTCAACAAGTGAACTAATGTGGTAGTTATGTTATAGAatcagaaggcagagattttacATCACTTGGGTATATCCCACAACTAAACTCATGCCTGTGCTTTAAGTGAAAAACAGAGATTAAGATTAAAATCgacactgaaatgcaaaatgagtTCTCACTTTTAGGTAATAGATAACAGTAGCCACAGCTACCCATACAAGGAAGAATTGCTTGCCACATGCTGTTGTGTTGCTTCTGTCTGGGAAGAACTACGCAAAAGTTTTAGTTCAAAATATTGAAGATACCGTCCAGGGACATACAAAACATGGGagcattcttttctctttaattccAAGAGACAGTAAAGAGATTCAAATTTCAGGCTTCAAACATGCTGCACTGAAGATACAGCAATGGTCAGGATATTATTTATTAACAACTAACTCCAACAGCCAGAGAGACTAACAGAACAACCAAAATTCCCAGGGTTAGTGGCAATTTTATAATCAGTtaactgaaacaagaaaaaaaataatcaatgcaTTAGCTTCTAAGGGACAGCACAAGGCGTTCAGAACACTCTAGCCACTCTTTTTGCATCCAGACACCTCACACAGAGattagcaggaaaaagaaagcttatcAAAACATTCAACTACAGAAGCCCTGAACAGATAGACTAGACTTACAACAAGTAATTACaagtttcagaaatatttgataGATCCCTGGCTGATGATACCACTGTCAGTACAAGCAAAATTCTCATTccacctggagcactgcagccataaagggaaaaaaaatccccaaagcaaTGACTCAAGTGGTGCAAACAGTTCCATTACCTAGCTAAATACAAGGGTTAAAAGCCCAGAAGCTGAAGCAAACTCAACACTTCCTCAAACACTTTCCTTCTCATGCAGCATTCAAAAAATCCCAATCCCAATTCTCAATCTCAATGTTAGCAAAGGAAACTGCTAGTCTGTTCCGAAACATGATGCAAGTCCACAAAGGCAGCCATTACAAATTGCCTTCAGTTTTAGTTCATAGTGGTTCATTGAGGAGTTTGCAACAAGCTGTTGAAAAAGTTtcttgtttgcttatttttaagagatTAACTTGAAAGCATTCAACCTAATTTCTAAACTGGAAACCTCAGTTATTTCTATTTACATAATGGCAAGCATCTCATATTGGGAAAAATACACAtctttgtgtttgaaaaataatcaatttaTTGATACAGTCTCAAAGCCAGGAACAAACAACAAACTCACTCTCTTAACATGCGAAAAAGAATGAGAACCCTTTGGACTTTTCAGCACACCTGATGCTTCGTcctgaatttctgcttttgctgatgCAACCAGAAAGCACATGTGAGAGCAGCACTATTTTCCCCAAACGTTTCACATGAAATCGGTCAAGGGGCACTCAGCTGTGTACCTGTTTTATTACTAATTCGCATGCATATATTTCCCCCTTTCAGACAAAGGGCCAGCAATGCCTGCCTGGCAAAGGAAACTCAGTTAGAAGAATAGCCACATTCTTAGTAAACAGCCCAGAATCTTGACTGTAAGAGGACTCAATTGCAAGTACTAAACCATCCTCACCTGGGGCTATTAAGGAACATCATTCACCAAACTTTCCTACTTAGATCTGACTGGACAGAAGATTTACTAGCTCTGAAGAGTACACTTCATCTGCAAAACATACATATGTTAAcagcactgtttttcttcaggcagcatatatacatattttttaatatatgtatttatatataagtATCCCATTGGGCCCTGCACCAACACTATCCTGA includes:
- the INTS6 gene encoding integrator complex subunit 6 isoform X4, with protein sequence MNELKNLQAEGLTTLGQSLRTAFDLLNLNRLVTGIDNYGQGRNPFFLEPAIIITVTDGSKLTTTSGIQEELHLPLNSPLPGSELTKEPFRWDQRLFALVLRLPGITAPESEQMTGVPVDDSAITPMCEVTGGRSYCVCSPRMLNQCLESLVQKVQSGVVINFEKAGPDPSPIDDGQVDISRSFGPQPWHSCHKLIYVRPNPKTGVPIGHWPVPESFWPDQNSPTLPPRTSHPVVKFSCTDCEPMVIDKLPFDKYELEPSPLTQFILERKSPQTCWQVYVSNSAKYSELGHPFGYLKASTALNCVNLFVMPYNYPVLLPLLDDLFKVHKAKPTLKWRQSFESYLKTMPPYYLGPLKKAVRMMGAPNLIADNVEYGLSYSVISYLKKLSQQAKIESDRVIGSVGKKVAQETGIKVRSRSHNLSMAHRNDFQHLLQGITGEIPHRPLDLNMKEYAGFQIALLNKDLKPQTFRNAYDIPRRNLLDQLTRMRSNLLKSTRKFLKGQDEDQVHSVPIAQMGNYQEYLKQIPSPLRELDPDQPRRLHTFGNPFKLDKKGMMIDEADEFVSGPQNKHKRPGEPNMQGIPKRRRCMSPLLRGRPQTPPVVNNHVGGKGPPTPITQAQPDVIKPIPIHKTSETNNEVTMDDVVENHVTDPLSSDVFPNTVDSEFSMPSSPFNSLDRSAAHTEDVGHEHLGNNLNVDGFLENHEESGSKEQSTEENLPMSSPSKGRKTAHCRSSREINIELRAQIMKEIRKPGRKYERIFFLLKHVQGSLQTRLIFLQNVIKEASRFKKRMLIEQLESFLEEIHRRSNQVNHINSS